The following are from one region of the Candidatus Eisenbacteria bacterium genome:
- the nuoK gene encoding NADH-quinone oxidoreductase subunit NuoK, which produces MIPLQHFLAVASILFVLGLYCVLTRRNAVTILMGIELILNSANLNFVAFTRYCATNIQGHVYAIFVIVMAAAEAAIALAIVLNLYKRVHSIDVDEADVMRG; this is translated from the coding sequence ATGATCCCGCTCCAGCATTTCCTTGCGGTGGCGTCGATCCTGTTCGTTCTCGGGCTCTACTGCGTCCTGACCCGGCGCAACGCGGTGACGATCCTGATGGGGATCGAGCTGATCCTGAACTCCGCGAACCTCAACTTCGTAGCCTTCACACGCTACTGCGCGACGAACATACAAGGTCATGTCTACGCGATCTTCGTGATCGTCATGGCGGCCGCGGAGGCGGCGATCGCGCTGGCGATCGTCCTGAACCTCTACAAGCGCGTCCACTCCATCGATGTGGACGAAGCGGATGTGATGCGGGGCTAG